The DNA window TGTGCCGCATCTGCTCGGATCCGCGCCGGGACCGCACCATGATCTGTGTGGTCGAGGAGCCCAAGGACGTGCAGGCCATCGAGCGCACCCGGGAGTTCCGCGGCCGCTACCACGTGCTCGGCGGCGCGCTCGATCCGCTCAGCGGCATCGGACCGGATCAGCTGCGCATTCGAGAGTTGTTGGCGCGCATCGGCAATCAGGAGGACGGCGTCGATGTCAGCGAGGTGATCATCGCGACCGATCCGAATACCGAGGGCGAGGCGACGGCCACCTACCTGGTGCGGATGCTGCGGGATTTCCCGGGCTTGTCGGTGACGCGATTGGCTTCCGGACTGCCGATGGGCGGCGATCTCGAATTCGCCGACGAGCTCACGCTGGGGCGCGCGCTCTCGGGTCGGCGGGCGTTGTAGATCGGGGGTTGCGCCCTGACATGCACGGGTTACTGTGTCGGGGATGAGCATCGAGTTCTTGCTGACCACGCTCGTCATCGTCGCCACACCCGGGACCGGCGTGCTGTTCACGCTGGCGGCCGGACTGTCCAGGGGGACCAGGGCCAGTGTGATCGCGGCCTTCGGCTGCACGCTCGGCATCATTCCGCATATGGTCGCGGCGGTGACCGGACTGGCCGCGCTGCTCAACGCGAGTGCCGTCGCGTTCCAGACGTTGAAGTACCTCGGTGTCGCCTATCTGCTGTACATGGCGTGGAATACCTTCCGGGACAAGGGCGCACTCGCCGTGCCGGAGCAGGAGTCCGGACAGCGCGGTGCGCCCTCGGCGCGGCAGGTGATCACCTCGGCGGTGCTGCTCAATATCCTCAACCCGAAGCTGACGATCTTCTTCTTCGCGTTCCTGCCGCAGTTCGTGCCGACCCTTTCGAGCGACCCGCAAGCGATCGCAAGCGAAGATGGCGCACCGAATGTGCTGGCGCGCATGCTCGAACTGAGCGGGATCTTCATGGTCGCCACGTTCCTGGTGTTCGCGATCTACGGTGCGTGTGCGGCCGCCGTACGCGACCAGGTGATCTCGCGACCCGTCGTGGTCACCTGGATGCGCCGGGTCTTCGGTGCGTCGTTCATCGCCCTGGCCGGCCGCCTGGCCGTGCAGAATCAGTGACCGTCAGAGGGTGATTCGGCTCCACGGCAGCGCCTGCAGCCGGGTGCGGTCATCGGTGGCCCAATCCCAGATCAGCTCCGCCACGGTCTGTGGGTCGGTGACGGTGATGCCGAAGTGCTTATCCGGGGCGCCGTCTCGATACTCGAGGGTGAACGTTCCGGATTTGTCGCGATAGGTCTGGATGTAGACCTGCTCGTCCCGTTCGACGACCAGGTACGGATTCGGCGGGGCCAGCTCGGAAACCCACTGGTCGGCAAGTGCTTTCGTCACGTAGGGGAATTCGCCCGCGCCACCGTGGGTGACCAGTGCCGGTACATGTCCGACCGGGTCGATCAGCCAGGCCAGCTGCGGATCGTAGACGGCGTAGTTCAGCGGCGTCGCGATCTCGAAGAGCAGGTGCCGGACGAATCCGATCGCGTCGTAGGGACACGGCACGTGCAGCACCGCGCCGGTCGCCGCGCCGCCGACCGGAACCGTGCTGAGGAAGCCGTCCTGCTCCGGTAACTCGGCATTGCGTCTGTTCAGCTCCGCCGCTATCGCCGCAACCGGTTCCGACTCGGGTTTGCCCTGCTGAGTGGCCAGATACGCGTCGACCTGCGCGATTGTCGAGGCGACACCGGACGGCAACAAGACGTGGTCGTAACTCACGACTCCCAGCGTACGGTGGCGCAATCCCAGCAAATCCAGCGCAGTCGCGTCCTCGGTCGAGGATCAAGATCAGGTGGAACTGGCGGTGTCGGCTTCTCGGCCGATCCCGCCAGCAGTTCCACCTGATCTTGGTGTCAGCCCAGGAGCTCGTCGAGGAAGAGGGCGGGGAGGGGGGTGTCGGTGGGTTGGCCTGGTGTTGAGTGGGTTTCGGTGCGCAGGACGCGGAGGATGGCCAGTACGCCGGGGCCTGCGTCCAGTAGTGGCATGGTCCAGCCGTGTTCGGCGCAGGTGGCGGCGGCGGGTAGGAGGAGGGCGGTGGCTTCGCCCACCCAGCCGGAGGCGGCCAGGCATTCGGCCAGCAGCAGTGCGGTGTCCAGTTCCGCGCGGGGGCGGTGCTGTTCGATCATTCGGCCGTGCAGCGCTCTGGCTCGGCGCACCGCTCGGTCATCGGCGCGCAGCTGGTGTTCGGCCAGCAGGGCGCGGATCGCGGCGATCTCCTCCGCCTCGGCGGCCAACGCCGCCGAGCCCGTCATCCGATGCGCCTGGTGGATGGTTCCGGAGATATCCGACTCGTAGCCGGTCGCGGTGTCGGCGGCCCGCCGGGCGGCGGAATCGGTCAGCAGGCCGAGCCGCAACCGCTCGGCCCGGATGTGCGCGGCGAGCCGAATCAGCTTGTTATCGATCGCGATTCGGTCGCCCTCGTCGAGCCGGGCGGTGGCGGTGTAGAGATCGCCGAGCGCGGCCTTGACCCGTGCGCCGATCACGAAGGTCGAGATCAGGAAGTCGACCGGCCCGACGTGGGTGACGAGCTGGTGGCTGTCATCGAGCAACCGATCGGCGGTGTCCAGATCGCCTCGCCGATAGTTCAATTCCCCGAGCAGCGCGGCAGCCACCCGCACCGCGTGCGAGCGCGGTCCGGCCTTCTCCCGCGCGGTCTCCCATGCCTGCTGGAAACACTGTGTGGCAGTGGCGATATCGAGCTGTTCATAGGCCGCCGCGCCCTGTCCGCACAGCCCGAACACCGCGCCGAGCGGATCCTTGGACCTGGCGTGATACGGCGCCGCCCAGTCCTGGATCTCGCGCGCGCCGACGAAATCGAATTCGCACAGTCGCACGAACGAGGTGAGATTCGCCGCGGTCGATACCGTCCAGGCGGGCAGTTCATCCGGCTTCTCCAGACAATCCGCCACGCGGTCCAGCACGCCCTCGGTGTGATCGCGGGCGATCTGATCCGAGGCCGCGAGCACCGCGGCCTGACAGCGCTGGCGGACCACATCGGCGTCGGTCGACGAACCGCGCGCCAGTACATTCGACAATCGGCCGAGAGCCGTGCGCGCCGCGCTGGACTGCTGCAGATTCACATTCGCCCTGGCGACCGCCATCAGCAGCTTGGACCGCGAAGCCACCTGTTGCACAGGCAGTTTCGATACCGTCCCGAGCAGGGTGGCCAGGCGGGACTTGTCGATGAGGTCCATACCCCCGCTCTCGAGCAGGTCCAGCGCCATCTTCAGGTCCGTCGCCGCCAGTGCGTGGTCGACCGACTTGCGCAGCAGCTGATGCTCGGCGTACCAGCGAGCTGCCTTGCGGTGCAATGCCTTCAGTTTGGCCGGATCGGATCGCTCCAACCGCGCCCGCAGATGTTCGGCGAACAGCGGCTGCATCCGGAACCACTCGGGATCGTGGGCGATGCGCCGTACGAACAACTCGCGCTGTTCGGCCTGCTCCAGCAGCTGTTCCCCCTCCGGATCCTCCGAGAGCGCCGAGGCCAGCGAACCGGAAACCCGCTCGGTGACCGAGATCGCGGTGAGGAAGTCGAGCATCCTGGGTTCGAGTGTGTCGAACACGTTTTCGGCGAGATACTCGCGGATGCCGTGGCTACCCTCGGCGAGATTCTCGATCAACCGATCCGGATCGATATTGCCGCGCAATGACAAACTCACCAGCTGGACGGCCGCCGGCCAGCCGTCGGTGGCCGAATGGATGGCCTCGACCTGGTCGTCGGTGAGCGCGAAACCGTTGCGCCGCAGCAGAATGTCCTTGGTCTCGGCCGCCGTCAGGCGCAGCGCCGAGGAGCTGATCTCGACCAGTTCGTCGTGCACCCGCATCCGACTGGTCGGCAGGCCCGACTGTTTCCGGCTGGTCACCACGAAGCGCAGATGGTGACATCCGTTGTCCAGCAACACATCCATCGCCCGATGCACACCGGCATCGCTGACCCGGTGCCAATCGTCCACGATCACCACGACGGTGAAGCCGCTGGCGTGGATCTCATCGATCAGCGTCGAGATGACGTAGGCGACCGCGTCGGCGGGCCGTTCCTCGAGCACCTGGTCCAGCCCCTCGCCGATATCCGGGCGAACCCGCCGGATCGCCTGGATGAGGTGGGCCAGGAACCAGATCTCGTTATCGTCGTCCTGATCGACGCCGAGCCAGGCGACGGCAACACCGGCGTCGGTCAGCTCGGTGCGCCATTGGGCGGCCACCGTGCTCTTGCCGAATCCGGCCGGCGCGTGGATCACCGCGAGCCGACGCCGGCCACCGGCGCGCAGGATGTCCAGCAGCCGAGGGCGCGGCACCGGATCGCGGGCCGGGGTGGGCGGCCGGAATTTGGTCGCGGCCGTCGGCGGCAGCGTCGCCGCCGAACTCGAATTGGCCGGATGCTGTGACACCGCGGGGCGCAAGGTCAGCGGCCAACTGCGGCGCGCGGTCACCGCGGGCCGGGTCGTGGTCGTTTCGACCGGATTCGCGTGGTCCACCTCGTCCGGCACCACCGAGGTGTCCAGTAGCGCCATCTCATCGGGCATCTGATCGTGCTCACGCTGTACCGTGCGCAGCAGCTCGCCGAAGTCGAACGCCGAGGCGGGACGCTTGCTCGGGTCGGTGGCCATCGCGTGTTGGATGGCGTCGGCGACATCGTCGGGGATGTCGTGCCCGTGTATTTCGGGCACCGGTTGGGTGGTGATCCGCAGAAACTGCGCGACGACTTTCTCCCCCGACTGCCGTTCGAAGGCGGCATGTCCGGTCAGCAACGCGAACAGCGTCGAGCCGAGGCCGTAGATATCGGAGCGCACGGTCGGCTCGTCGCCCCGGAGCACCTCGGGTGCGGTGAAGGCGGGCGAGCCGGTGATCAGACTGCTGGAGGTGCGGAAACCGCCTGGAATCCTGGCGATCCCGAAATCGGTCAGCTGCGGTTCGCCGTAGGCGCTGAGCAGGACATTCGCCGGTTTGACGTCCCGGTGCAGGATCTGGGCGCGGTGCGCGCTCTCGATCGCGCCCGCCAGCTTCACCCCGGCACGCAGTGAATCCGCCCAGGTGAGCGGGCCCTGTTCACGAATGAGCTGTTCGAGCGAACCGCGGGTGCAGTAGGGCATCACGATGAACGGCTGACCGGTCGGGGTGACATCGACCTGCAGGATGTCGACGATATTCGGATGGCCGGACAGGCGGCCCATCGCCTGCTCCTCGCGCAGAAACCGCTCGCGGCTCTGGGCATCGATCTCCGAGGAGAGCACCTTGACCGCGACCACCCGGTTCAGCGCGTATTGGACACAGCGATACACCACCCCGAACCCGCCTCGGCCGATCTCGACCGCACTCGACAGGCCCATCGCTTCCAACTCATCGACGATCTCGATGGGCGCATGTCGCTGCGTGTCCGATTCGGCCGGAGTCGATTCGGGTTTTGCCTTGCCTGAACGCATCTGTGGACTCACGTGACCACCTCGAACTCACATCGAATCGGCGTCACCGGCGATCAGGGAACAAGCGGACATCGGACACCGCGAAACGATCTCGCGATGCCCGATATGTCTGCGCATACTCCAACGTAGCGCGGTATCAACCCGAGTGGGTGACTTTCGAAACAGCGTGGTTCCCGCCGCGCCGGCTCGGTCAGCGCTCGGCGGCGGGGCGGGCTTCAGGAGCGGACAGGTAGGTGATGCGCTCCATGAGCCGGTTGCGCTTGGTGTTCTGAAAGGCGGCGATCAGCCAGTGGCCCTCGCGGCGGACCAGGGTGTAGGTCTGGGTTTTCGTGAGTTGGTCGGCGCGCTTGGACTTGCCCTTGTAGGTGTCGCCGTGGCTGTTGACCACAGCGGTGTCCGGACCGTAGAAGCGGAGGTCGACGATATCGTCGGCCAGCCGGGTGCCCTTCAGTACGCCGCCGAACAGGGCCCGGTGCGAGGTGACGATGTCGGCGCGGCCGCGGTAGAGCGTGCCGAGAAAGCTTGTGTAGGTGGCATCTTCGGTGAATACCGCGCCGTAGGCGTCGGCATCGCCGCGGCCCCATGCCTCGATCAGTTCCGCGAGCACACCGTGGATTTCCTTGGCCTCGGTGGTGTTCATAGCGGTCCTCCATGTTAGATTTCTTCTTGAGAGATCTTTCTTCATTCAAGAAGTCTCTTCGTTAAAGAAGAGATTAGAAGATGGAGGTATCCGTGTCAACACCGTCGACGCGCCCGGACGCGAGCGAGATCTATCGCCGTTATCTGAGCGCGGTGATGCTGCACGGACAGGCCGGGGCCCGAGCCGTCGATCTGGGCGCGACGGACCTCTACGCGCTGAACATCCTGGAGCTCAACGGGGCCATGACCCCCGGCGAACTGGGCACCCGCAGCGGACTGACCACCGGCCCCACCACCCGACTCATCGACCGCCTCGAAGACGCGGGCTACGTACGCCGCGTGCCGGTCCCCGGCGACCGTCGCAAGGTCATCGTCGAATTGATCGGCAAGCCAGCCGATCTCGACGAAATCCTGGCCCCCGCCCGCCGCCGCATCGGCGAAATCATCGCCGGCTATTCACCCGAGCAACGCGAAGTCCTCTTCGACTACTTCACCCGCGCCACCGACGCGTACCACGAGGCCGCCGAGGACCTGCGCTCCAGCTGACGGAACTAAGCCCGCCATCGCGAAATGCGTTGGCGGGCTCCATCTTGAAGCCATCTATCGGACAGCCAGTGCGACGAGCTGGGTGAGCTGCTGGTCCGCGAAGTTGTTGTCACTGACCAGCACGAGGGTCCGCTCGCCCGAGGGCAGACGCGGCCCCCAGGTCATCCCCTCGATGTTGTCGACGGGATCCAGTCCGATATCGGCGAGATCGACCAGCAGGCGCTTGGCGACCGGTCGGGCATTGCCGAGCGGGGCGTCCAGAATGTTGGTCGCGCCATTGGTGTCGATCTCGTAGATCCGGATCTTATTGCCGACGCCGAGCACGAAAGATCGTTCCAGGACAAGGAATTTCGTGGGATCGAGTGGGTCGGCCGCCAAGATCGAGGCGATGCCGTTCATGCCCTGACCAGGATCGGGCCGCGACTCAGCGAATACCGGCTCCATCGGGTACGCATACTGAGCCAGCAGCGGACCGAACCGCGCTTGAACCGTAATGCGGGAGGTGGCACCGCTTTTCACGGTAGCGACGGGACCGTCCGGCAGCAGCGGGCCCTCGACGGAGGTCACGAATAACGCGCCACCCGCCGCGAACGTCGCGCCCTCCAGCGCGAGATTCTGGCGCGGACCAGTCGCCGGCCGCATCTTCTCGTTCTCCGGGATCGGCAGTTCGGCCGCGAAGGTGCCGTCTGGATGGGTGACCCGAACAGCGGGGTCGGTGCGCACGGTGTCGGTGCGCTCACCCTCCTGGGTCCAGTAGTAGTCACCGGTCCACGGGTCGACCCGAATCTCCTCGGGGTCGAGCGATTTCGGGTCGTAGCGGGCACCGTCCGCGGTGCGCAGCGGACTGGTTCCGGTGAAAGCCACTGGGCCCATACCGTTTTCATCGACACCGAAGCGGGCGGTATAGAAGCGCGCCGGGTTCCTCTCCGAGCGGTCGTCGCTGATCAGGACGTATTCGCCGGTCCGGGGCTGAAAGTCGATGCCCGACAGGCCGCCGACAGTGGTGCCGAGAAAATCCAGATCGTGCGGAATGATCTGCGCGCCGAGCAGGCGCACCGGCGCGGCCGCGCTCGGCTCGGGTGCCGCCTGCGCGACCGGGGCGACGGCGCACGCGACGGCGAGGGTCGCGACGAGCAGGGTTCGTCTACGTCTAACCACGGTTGCCCACCGTAACGACCTGGTCGATCGACGAGGTTAACTGCGCTCGAAATCGCGCCCCGGAAAACGGCGAAAGCCCGCCACCGCGACATGCGGTGACGGGCTCTGCCGATTACGGCGGGACTACTTGCGCAGCGAGGCCGGCACCTCGAAGCGCTCGCCGTAGGTCTTGGCGAGATAGTCGGCGCGCTCCACGAAGGCCGCCTGCCCACCCGGGTAACCGACGATGAACTGGTGCACACCACCGGTCCAGGCCGGGAAGCCGATGCCGAAGATCGAGCCGATATTGGCGTCGGCGGTGGTGATCAGCACACCCTCGTCGAAACACTTCTGGGTCTCGATGGCCTCGATGAACAACATGCGGTCGATCAGATCCTGCAGCGGCACACCGAAACCGGCGGTGGTCTTGAAGTGCTCGCGCAGACCCGCCCACAGGCCGAGGCGCTTGCCGTCCTCGTCGTACTCGTAGAACCCGGCCTTGCCCAGGCGACCCGGGCGACCCTGCTCGACCAGGTAGTCGATGACGTCCTGCGCCGGGTGGCGCTTGACGCCCAGGGTGGCGTCGCCCTGCTGCGCGGCCTCGAGGGTCTCCTTGGCGATCTTCTGCATCAGCGTCAGGTTCAGCTCATCCGACAGCTGCAACGGCGCGGCCGGGTAGCCCGCCTGCAGACCGGCCTGCTCGATGGTCGCGGGCTCGATGCCCTCGTTGAGCATGGCGATCGCCTCGTTGACGAAGGTGCCGATCACGCGCGAGGTGAAGAAGCCACGGCTGTCGTTGACCACGATCGGGGTCTTCTTGATGGCGAGGGTGTAGTCGAACACCCGGGCCAGCGCCTCGTCGGAGGTCTTCTCACCCTTGATGATCTCCACCAGCGGCATCTTGTCGACCGGCGAGAAGAAGTGGATACCGATGAAGTCCTCCTGGCGCTGCACGCCGGTCGCGAGACCGGTGATCGGCAGCGTGGAGGTGTTGGAGCCCAGCAGCGCATCGGGGGTGACGATGTCCTCGATCTCCTGGAACACCTTGTGCTTGAGCTCGGTGTTCTCGAAGACGGCCTCGATGACGAAGTCGACACCGGCGAAGTCGGCCGCATCCGCGGACGGCTTGATCCGGTCCAGCAGCGCCTTGGACTTCTCCTCGGTGGTCTTACCGCGGGAAAGGGCCTTGGCCTCGATCTTCTCGGAGTAGTTCTTGCCGCGCTCGGCCGCCTCGATGGTGACGTCCTTCAGCACGACCTCGTAGCCCGCCTTCGC is part of the Nocardia sp. NBC_00565 genome and encodes:
- the recR gene encoding recombination mediator RecR gives rise to the protein MYEGPVQDLIDELGKLPGVGPKSAQRIAFHLLQVEPPEIDRLQAALQKVRDGVQFCVLCGTVSDNEMCRICSDPRRDRTMICVVEEPKDVQAIERTREFRGRYHVLGGALDPLSGIGPDQLRIRELLARIGNQEDGVDVSEVIIATDPNTEGEATATYLVRMLRDFPGLSVTRLASGLPMGGDLEFADELTLGRALSGRRAL
- a CDS encoding LysE family translocator: MSIEFLLTTLVIVATPGTGVLFTLAAGLSRGTRASVIAAFGCTLGIIPHMVAAVTGLAALLNASAVAFQTLKYLGVAYLLYMAWNTFRDKGALAVPEQESGQRGAPSARQVITSAVLLNILNPKLTIFFFAFLPQFVPTLSSDPQAIASEDGAPNVLARMLELSGIFMVATFLVFAIYGACAAAVRDQVISRPVVVTWMRRVFGASFIALAGRLAVQNQ
- a CDS encoding protein kinase domain-containing protein; the encoded protein is MRSGKAKPESTPAESDTQRHAPIEIVDELEAMGLSSAVEIGRGGFGVVYRCVQYALNRVVAVKVLSSEIDAQSRERFLREEQAMGRLSGHPNIVDILQVDVTPTGQPFIVMPYCTRGSLEQLIREQGPLTWADSLRAGVKLAGAIESAHRAQILHRDVKPANVLLSAYGEPQLTDFGIARIPGGFRTSSSLITGSPAFTAPEVLRGDEPTVRSDIYGLGSTLFALLTGHAAFERQSGEKVVAQFLRITTQPVPEIHGHDIPDDVADAIQHAMATDPSKRPASAFDFGELLRTVQREHDQMPDEMALLDTSVVPDEVDHANPVETTTTRPAVTARRSWPLTLRPAVSQHPANSSSAATLPPTAATKFRPPTPARDPVPRPRLLDILRAGGRRRLAVIHAPAGFGKSTVAAQWRTELTDAGVAVAWLGVDQDDDNEIWFLAHLIQAIRRVRPDIGEGLDQVLEERPADAVAYVISTLIDEIHASGFTVVVIVDDWHRVSDAGVHRAMDVLLDNGCHHLRFVVTSRKQSGLPTSRMRVHDELVEISSSALRLTAAETKDILLRRNGFALTDDQVEAIHSATDGWPAAVQLVSLSLRGNIDPDRLIENLAEGSHGIREYLAENVFDTLEPRMLDFLTAISVTERVSGSLASALSEDPEGEQLLEQAEQRELFVRRIAHDPEWFRMQPLFAEHLRARLERSDPAKLKALHRKAARWYAEHQLLRKSVDHALAATDLKMALDLLESGGMDLIDKSRLATLLGTVSKLPVQQVASRSKLLMAVARANVNLQQSSAARTALGRLSNVLARGSSTDADVVRQRCQAAVLAASDQIARDHTEGVLDRVADCLEKPDELPAWTVSTAANLTSFVRLCEFDFVGAREIQDWAAPYHARSKDPLGAVFGLCGQGAAAYEQLDIATATQCFQQAWETAREKAGPRSHAVRVAAALLGELNYRRGDLDTADRLLDDSHQLVTHVGPVDFLISTFVIGARVKAALGDLYTATARLDEGDRIAIDNKLIRLAAHIRAERLRLGLLTDSAARRAADTATGYESDISGTIHQAHRMTGSAALAAEAEEIAAIRALLAEHQLRADDRAVRRARALHGRMIEQHRPRAELDTALLLAECLAASGWVGEATALLLPAAATCAEHGWTMPLLDAGPGVLAILRVLRTETHSTPGQPTDTPLPALFLDELLG
- a CDS encoding SgcJ/EcaC family oxidoreductase, producing the protein MNTTEAKEIHGVLAELIEAWGRGDADAYGAVFTEDATYTSFLGTLYRGRADIVTSHRALFGGVLKGTRLADDIVDLRFYGPDTAVVNSHGDTYKGKSKRADQLTKTQTYTLVRREGHWLIAAFQNTKRNRLMERITYLSAPEARPAAER
- a CDS encoding MarR family winged helix-turn-helix transcriptional regulator, with translation MSTPSTRPDASEIYRRYLSAVMLHGQAGARAVDLGATDLYALNILELNGAMTPGELGTRSGLTTGPTTRLIDRLEDAGYVRRVPVPGDRRKVIVELIGKPADLDEILAPARRRIGEIIAGYSPEQREVLFDYFTRATDAYHEAAEDLRSS
- a CDS encoding esterase-like activity of phytase family protein yields the protein MVRRRRTLLVATLAVACAVAPVAQAAPEPSAAAPVRLLGAQIIPHDLDFLGTTVGGLSGIDFQPRTGEYVLISDDRSERNPARFYTARFGVDENGMGPVAFTGTSPLRTADGARYDPKSLDPEEIRVDPWTGDYYWTQEGERTDTVRTDPAVRVTHPDGTFAAELPIPENEKMRPATGPRQNLALEGATFAAGGALFVTSVEGPLLPDGPVATVKSGATSRITVQARFGPLLAQYAYPMEPVFAESRPDPGQGMNGIASILAADPLDPTKFLVLERSFVLGVGNKIRIYEIDTNGATNILDAPLGNARPVAKRLLVDLADIGLDPVDNIEGMTWGPRLPSGERTLVLVSDNNFADQQLTQLVALAVR
- a CDS encoding 3-hydroxyacyl-CoA dehydrogenase NAD-binding domain-containing protein, with protein sequence MSDTNMIGWEQDSDGIVVLTMDDPNQGANTMNELYKTSMTATVERLEAEKDSITGVVLTSAKKTFFAGGDLKNMIKVGPEDGQALMEELDTIKSALRRLETLGKPVVSAINGAALGGGLEITLATHYRIAADVPGVQLGLPEATLGLLPAGGGVIRTVRMFGLQGALMQFLLQGNKYRPGKAKEIGLINEVVGSIEELVPAAKAWIKANPEGGVQPWDKKGFKIPGGTPASPAFAANLPAFPANLRKQLKGTNMPAPRAIMSAAVEGSQVDIDNASLIESRYFVSLLTGPVAKNMIQAFFFDLQSINNGGSRPKDVPKKEIRKVGVLGAGMMGAGIAYVSAKAGYEVVLKDVTIEAAERGKNYSEKIEAKALSRGKTTEEKSKALLDRIKPSADAADFAGVDFVIEAVFENTELKHKVFQEIEDIVTPDALLGSNTSTLPITGLATGVQRQEDFIGIHFFSPVDKMPLVEIIKGEKTSDEALARVFDYTLAIKKTPIVVNDSRGFFTSRVIGTFVNEAIAMLNEGIEPATIEQAGLQAGYPAAPLQLSDELNLTLMQKIAKETLEAAQQGDATLGVKRHPAQDVIDYLVEQGRPGRLGKAGFYEYDEDGKRLGLWAGLREHFKTTAGFGVPLQDLIDRMLFIEAIETQKCFDEGVLITTADANIGSIFGIGFPAWTGGVHQFIVGYPGGQAAFVERADYLAKTYGERFEVPASLRK